The Vespula vulgaris chromosome 4, iyVesVulg1.1, whole genome shotgun sequence genome has a segment encoding these proteins:
- the LOC127063441 gene encoding serine-rich adhesin for platelets-like isoform X2, producing the protein MMILDYDRDNEGWSALFKTHGDGKMKGTRSADNKRSLLDSKTTEEEEKFQGLVSSSTEIPSVEVLSSKAKREQVLRNILAARRRRMSKQRNGRLIDVTPKDPPDILEAQETKNEGMYARVSTAKNGTDDADKKTFKATMEENLTTLMSEREDIESTMTMAPVTSIPKSLEADNVRKKNIVSMPESLYKHFRPVESNIPMEDMSQFLYFGQKLQPELQNVTTVGNDSNELVSVTPTTLRRRNPSKRTSLSPLTTTTGTTTTTTTTSTTTRAEEISKEETNVALERRMIEKNKVSKTTKNTLRDVPNLYYRKTRLSDSTIATNVIPSKDMTQNGNTTELEEQAVERRGENGVQKTKVSRGSFRRSKKMEDVEEKVGNDGVSEYRSKDDKKSRESNSIEESTVSSTTLRIVVTEPYRESSVKNFSTTTPTPTMTTTTTSTSTLKTTTQETRRHHQQHVYAYTITNVTRLLRNYTGPGLSGETGVRGRGRVDAGRGGGGGGGGGGSRRSSSASSEITNGRVESPSTEASAGAAGISEEPSQSAGLSTGRSVEAVGRPSTIATPSLVGERRRKVLASGAHRTGAQSAPQRAPVRITSALTRNNRQQQHQQQWSDRVTLVIEESSTDPDPHHRHYHHNRSFLRKSASAVLHSGAVNQKDASPEAMPSTGTQDSVLVDADRRNSLDLERREDESRIENEASLKVNRTFEDNFTTNESLSDLKVPEETTVVDLLSSSPLVDGPTEASIETLSNSDIKDETRKESNNEHSTLTTTTTTMTPEVTTSAPVFPVTPKLLVEKISNDNRLIGSSTTESINRLTSSRKPDQDRPFGLAADLDPSEIQKMYRSQNTSSTESNTLPDLETSTVSTNQFPNRIAQQHMHDFHESRGRSLSDKAKQEDDVLPIMQLYNTSDIFDDSSTLGPATRTVEIPLEESNTTKDKVESPQEAPASRYTTPSATNKPTVKPIPKSTPKSTPKSTIRPTSTPSNFVNRTRYRSIYSNRSVVSDYAGLGYQPIEFNRTYFDSGLIAISPRESVNISEVTKRHDSDTIASQETVAVVSYILATLVVFPIAVGVGLILRRLIIRNRKVLEESDTSSEISYRKDALNLENGDFKTSIEKAITKLPRIQHLCHEAEKPPPPPSQESRWEFPRDKLRLQTVLGQGNFGQVWKAEADDLTGHQGTTRLVAVKTVKEGASEREKEDLVRELEIMQQLGSHPNVVTLLGCCTEEEPHYLILEYVMYGKLLAYLRDHRTRQDFYNFSEDSAALTSRDLTVFGYCVARGMEYLASKKIIHRDLAARNVLVDHNKLCKIADFGMSRFANEDGEVIETRHGRNALPIRWMAPESLIYSLFTTKTDVWSFGILMWEIVTLGSTPYPDMTAREVMRNVQSGYRLERPSHCRSELFRVISRCWHADPDRRPEFQILRRDLAQLLEDNMNGHYVDLESFASECTD; encoded by the exons ATGATGATTCTAGATTACGATAGAGATAACGAGGGGTGGTCTGCATTATTCAAGACACACGGCGACGGGAAAATGAAAGGAACGCGTTCCGCGGATAATAAACGTTCGCTTTTAGACTCGA AAACAacggaggaggaagaaaaatttcaaggtCTAGTGTCCTCGAGCACCGAGATACCCTCCGTCGAAGTACTCTCGTCGAAAGCTAAGAGGGAACAAGTACTGCGGAACATTCTTGCAGCTCGAAGACGACGAATGTCGAAGCAACGAAACGGCCGTCTCATCGACGTCACTCCAAAGGATCCACCAGACATCCTGGAAGCACAGGAGACGAAGAACGAAGGAATGTATGCTAGGGTTTCTACGGCGAAGAACGGTACCGACGATGCTGACAAGAAAACGTTCAAAGCAACGATGGAAGAGAACCTAACGACATTGATGAGCGAACGAGAGGACATCGAGTCCACGATGACGATGGCGCCGGTAACGAGCATCCCAAAGTCCTTGGAGGCTGATAACGTTCGTAAGAAAAACATCGTTTCCATGCCGGAGTCCCTTTACAAGCACTTTAGACCCGTAGAAAGTAACATTCCGATGGAGGACATGTCGCAGTTCCTTTATTTCGGTCAGAAACTACAACCGGAGCTGCAGAACGTAACGACAGTCGGTAACGATTCGAACGAACTTGTCTCGGTTACTCCAACAACCTTGCGAAGGAGAAATCCTAGCAAGAGAACCAGCTTGTCCCCGCTTACAACGACAACGggaacgacaacaacaacgacaacgacgtcgACTACGACTCGAGCTGAAGAAATCTCGAAGGAGGAGACCAACGTTGCTTTGGAAAGACGCATGATCGAGAAGAACAAAGTTTCTAAGACAACGAAGAACACGTTGCGAGACGTGCCGAATTTGTATTACAGGAAAACAAGATTGTCCGACTCGACGATCGCCACGAACGTGATTCCCAGCAAGGACATGACACAGAACGGAAATACGACGGAGCTCGAGGAGCAAGCGGTGGAGCGGAGGGGTGAGAACGGTGTTCAGAAGACGAAAGTATCAAGAGGTAGTTTCCGAAGGAGCAAAAAGATGGAAGATGTCGAAGAAAAAGTTGGAAACGATGGTGTTTCCGAGTACCGTTCGAAGGACGATAAGAAGTCTCGGGAGAGTAACAGCATCGAGGAAAGTACGGTGAGTTCGACGACATTGAGAATCGTCGTGACGGAACCTTACAGAGAGTCGTCGGTGAAAAACTtttcgacgacgacgccgacgccgacgatgacaacgacgacgacgtcgacgtcgacgttgaAGACCACGACGCAAGAGACTCGCCGGCATCACCAGCaacacgtgtacgcgtatacGATAACCAACGTGACGAGACTGTTGCGCAACTACACCGGACCTGGGCTAAGCGGAGAGACTGGagtaagaggaagaggaagagtcgacgcaggaagaggaggaggaggaggaggaggtggtggaggctCTCGAAGGAGCAGCAGCGCTTCCAGCGAGATAACGAACGGCAGGGTAGAGTCACCGTCGACGGAGGCTTCCGCCGGTGCTGCCGGCATCAGCGAGGAGCCCTCGCAATCCGCTGGACTCAGTACTGGCAGGAGCGTCGAAGCGGTTGGAAGACCGAGCACGATCGCTACTCCCTCCTTGGTGGgggaacgacgaagaaaagtcCTCGCGAGCGGTGCCCACCGAACCGGCGCTCAGTCAGCGCCGCAACGCGCACCCGTGAGAATCACGAGCGCTCTTACTCGAAACAACAGACAACAGCAGCATCAGCAACAGTGGTCCGACAGAGTAACCCTCGTTATCGAAGAAAGTTCGACCGATCCTGATcctcatcatcgtcattatcatcataatAGAAGTTTTCTTCGTAAATCGGCTAGCGCTGTCTTGCACAGCGGTGCGGTGAACCAGAAAGACGCGAGCCCGGAAGCGATGCCTTCCACGGGCACGCAAGATTCCGTTCTCGTTGACGCTGACAGAAGGAACTCCCTTGATCTGGAGCGTCGAGAGGATGAATCTCGTATTGAAAATGAAGCCTCCTTGAAGGTCAATCGTACCTTCGAGGACAATTTTACGACGAATGAAAGTTTGTCAGATTTGAAAGTCCCGGAAGAGACGACGGTCGTCGATCTTCTCTCGTCTTCTCCTTTGGTCGATGGTCCTACCGAGGCCTCGATCGAGACTCTGTCTAACTCGGATATCAAAGACGAGACTCGGAAGGAGAGCAACAACGAGCACTCCACCCTAACGACTACGACAACCACGATGACGCCGGAAGTTACGACTAGTGCACCCGTATTTCCGGTGACACCCAAGTTACTCGTTGAAAAGATATCGAACGATAATCGTTTGATCGGCTCGAGTACGACGGAATCTATAAATCGATTGACTTCGAGTAGGAAACCGGATCAAGATAGACCGTTCGGTTTAGCGGCAGATCTTGATCCTTCCGAGATTCAAAAGATGTATAGATCGCAGAACACTTCGAGCACTGAGAGCAATACTCTGCCGGATTTGGAAACGTCCACCGTTTCGACGAATCAATTTCCAAATCGGATTGCTCAACAGCATATGCACGATTTTCATGAAAGCAGAGGACGCAGTCTCTCGGATAAAGCAAAACAGGAAGACGATGTACTTCCTATAATGCAGCTTTACAACACCTCGGACATATTCGATGACAGTAGCACCCTTGGTCCTGCTACTCGTACGGTCGAAATACCCTTAGAGGAAAGTAATACGACTAAGGATAAAGTGGAATCACCTCAGGAAGCTCCTGCTTCGCGATACACCACTCCCTCTGCTACCAACAAACCCACCGTTAAACCCATCCCTAAATCAACCCCCAAATCAACCCCTAAATCCACTATCAGACCTACTAGTACACCTTCCAATTTCGTTAACAGGACGAGGTACAGATCGATTTATTCCAATCGATCTGTTGTATCGGATTATGCCGGTTTAGGGTATCAACCGATCGAATTCAACAGGACGTACTTTGACAGTGGTTTGATTGCCATTAGCCCACGGGAATCAGTGAATATTAGTGAAGTGACTAAGAGACACGATAGCGACACCATTGCATCACAAGAGACCGTAGCAGTAGTCAGTTATATTTTGGCTACGCTCGTCGTATTTCCAATTGCCGTTGGCGTTGGACTCATTCTTAGAAGACTGATCATTAGGAATCGTAAG GTGCTCGAAGAATCGGACACGTCATCCGAGATAAGTTACAGGAAGGACGCTCTTAATCTCGAAAATGGGGATTTTAAAACGTCCATCGAAAAGGCAATTACAAAGCTACCAAGGATACAACATTTG TGTCACGAAGCAGAGAAACCACCGCCACCTCCGTCGCAAGAATCCAGATGGGAGTTTCCTAGAGATAAGCTTAGGTTACAGACGGTCCTCGGGCAAGGAAACTTTGGACAG gTTTGGAAAGCCGAAGCCGACGACTTGACTGGTCATCAGGGTACAACGAGATTGGTGGCTGTTAAAACAGTGAAAGAAGGTGCTTCGGAacgtgaaaaagaagatttagtACGGGAATTAGAGATCATGCAACAGCTTGGTAGTCATCCGAACGTTGTAACACTTTTAGGATGTTGCACCGAAGAGG agCCCCATTACCTGATACTCGAATACGTGATGTACGGAAAGCTATTGGCTTATCTACGCGATCACCGCACCAGGCAGGACTTTTACAATTTCAGCGAGGACTCGGCGGCCCTGACATCGAGAGATCTGACGGTATTTGGATACTGCGTCGCTAGAGGCATGGAATATCTCGCGTCAAAAAAG ATAATTCATCGGGATCTCGCAGCCAGAAACGTTTTAGTTGATCACAACAAACTCTGCAAGATCGCAGATTTCGGAATGTCGAGATTCGCGAACGAAGACGGCGAAGTGATCGAAACGAGACACGGTAGAAACGCATTGCCGATAAGATGGATGGCACCGGAATCGTtgatttattctcttttcactACGAAGACCGACGTTTGGAGCTTCGGCATTTTAATGTGGGAAATAGTAACGCTCG GCTCAACGCCGTACCCGGATATGACGGCAAGAGAAGTCATGCGGAACGTGCAAAGCGGTTATCGCCTCGAGAGACCGTCCCACTGTCGAAGCGAGCTCTTCAGGGTGATATCCCGATGCTGGCACGCTGATCCCGACCGCAGACCAGAATTTCAAATTCTAAGGAGGGATCTGGCACAACTTCTCGAGGACAATATGAACGGCCATTACGTCGATCTCGAGAGTTTTGCTTCCGAGTGCACCGACTGA
- the LOC127063441 gene encoding serine-rich adhesin for platelets-like isoform X3, with the protein MMDRRWNMRIFLQPPRTTFVFASTEIYVLRRDSSYGETTEEEEKFQGLVSSSTEIPSVEVLSSKAKREQVLRNILAARRRRMSKQRNGRLIDVTPKDPPDILEAQETKNEGMYARVSTAKNGTDDADKKTFKATMEENLTTLMSEREDIESTMTMAPVTSIPKSLEADNVRKKNIVSMPESLYKHFRPVESNIPMEDMSQFLYFGQKLQPELQNVTTVGNDSNELVSVTPTTLRRRNPSKRTSLSPLTTTTGTTTTTTTTSTTTRAEEISKEETNVALERRMIEKNKVSKTTKNTLRDVPNLYYRKTRLSDSTIATNVIPSKDMTQNGNTTELEEQAVERRGENGVQKTKVSRGSFRRSKKMEDVEEKVGNDGVSEYRSKDDKKSRESNSIEESTVSSTTLRIVVTEPYRESSVKNFSTTTPTPTMTTTTTSTSTLKTTTQETRRHHQQHVYAYTITNVTRLLRNYTGPGLSGETGVRGRGRVDAGRGGGGGGGGGGSRRSSSASSEITNGRVESPSTEASAGAAGISEEPSQSAGLSTGRSVEAVGRPSTIATPSLVGERRRKVLASGAHRTGAQSAPQRAPVRITSALTRNNRQQQHQQQWSDRVTLVIEESSTDPDPHHRHYHHNRSFLRKSASAVLHSGAVNQKDASPEAMPSTGTQDSVLVDADRRNSLDLERREDESRIENEASLKVNRTFEDNFTTNESLSDLKVPEETTVVDLLSSSPLVDGPTEASIETLSNSDIKDETRKESNNEHSTLTTTTTTMTPEVTTSAPVFPVTPKLLVEKISNDNRLIGSSTTESINRLTSSRKPDQDRPFGLAADLDPSEIQKMYRSQNTSSTESNTLPDLETSTVSTNQFPNRIAQQHMHDFHESRGRSLSDKAKQEDDVLPIMQLYNTSDIFDDSSTLGPATRTVEIPLEESNTTKDKVESPQEAPASRYTTPSATNKPTVKPIPKSTPKSTPKSTIRPTSTPSNFVNRTRYRSIYSNRSVVSDYAGLGYQPIEFNRTYFDSGLIAISPRESVNISEVTKRHDSDTIASQETVAVVSYILATLVVFPIAVGVGLILRRLIIRNRKVLEESDTSSEISYRKDALNLENGDFKTSIEKAITKLPRIQHLCHEAEKPPPPPSQESRWEFPRDKLRLQTVLGQGNFGQVWKAEADDLTGHQGTTRLVAVKTVKEGASEREKEDLVRELEIMQQLGSHPNVVTLLGCCTEEEPHYLILEYVMYGKLLAYLRDHRTRQDFYNFSEDSAALTSRDLTVFGYCVARGMEYLASKKIIHRDLAARNVLVDHNKLCKIADFGMSRFANEDGEVIETRHGRNALPIRWMAPESLIYSLFTTKTDVWSFGILMWEIVTLGSTPYPDMTAREVMRNVQSGYRLERPSHCRSELFRVISRCWHADPDRRPEFQILRRDLAQLLEDNMNGHYVDLESFASECTD; encoded by the exons AAACAacggaggaggaagaaaaatttcaaggtCTAGTGTCCTCGAGCACCGAGATACCCTCCGTCGAAGTACTCTCGTCGAAAGCTAAGAGGGAACAAGTACTGCGGAACATTCTTGCAGCTCGAAGACGACGAATGTCGAAGCAACGAAACGGCCGTCTCATCGACGTCACTCCAAAGGATCCACCAGACATCCTGGAAGCACAGGAGACGAAGAACGAAGGAATGTATGCTAGGGTTTCTACGGCGAAGAACGGTACCGACGATGCTGACAAGAAAACGTTCAAAGCAACGATGGAAGAGAACCTAACGACATTGATGAGCGAACGAGAGGACATCGAGTCCACGATGACGATGGCGCCGGTAACGAGCATCCCAAAGTCCTTGGAGGCTGATAACGTTCGTAAGAAAAACATCGTTTCCATGCCGGAGTCCCTTTACAAGCACTTTAGACCCGTAGAAAGTAACATTCCGATGGAGGACATGTCGCAGTTCCTTTATTTCGGTCAGAAACTACAACCGGAGCTGCAGAACGTAACGACAGTCGGTAACGATTCGAACGAACTTGTCTCGGTTACTCCAACAACCTTGCGAAGGAGAAATCCTAGCAAGAGAACCAGCTTGTCCCCGCTTACAACGACAACGggaacgacaacaacaacgacaacgacgtcgACTACGACTCGAGCTGAAGAAATCTCGAAGGAGGAGACCAACGTTGCTTTGGAAAGACGCATGATCGAGAAGAACAAAGTTTCTAAGACAACGAAGAACACGTTGCGAGACGTGCCGAATTTGTATTACAGGAAAACAAGATTGTCCGACTCGACGATCGCCACGAACGTGATTCCCAGCAAGGACATGACACAGAACGGAAATACGACGGAGCTCGAGGAGCAAGCGGTGGAGCGGAGGGGTGAGAACGGTGTTCAGAAGACGAAAGTATCAAGAGGTAGTTTCCGAAGGAGCAAAAAGATGGAAGATGTCGAAGAAAAAGTTGGAAACGATGGTGTTTCCGAGTACCGTTCGAAGGACGATAAGAAGTCTCGGGAGAGTAACAGCATCGAGGAAAGTACGGTGAGTTCGACGACATTGAGAATCGTCGTGACGGAACCTTACAGAGAGTCGTCGGTGAAAAACTtttcgacgacgacgccgacgccgacgatgacaacgacgacgacgtcgacgtcgacgttgaAGACCACGACGCAAGAGACTCGCCGGCATCACCAGCaacacgtgtacgcgtatacGATAACCAACGTGACGAGACTGTTGCGCAACTACACCGGACCTGGGCTAAGCGGAGAGACTGGagtaagaggaagaggaagagtcgacgcaggaagaggaggaggaggaggaggaggtggtggaggctCTCGAAGGAGCAGCAGCGCTTCCAGCGAGATAACGAACGGCAGGGTAGAGTCACCGTCGACGGAGGCTTCCGCCGGTGCTGCCGGCATCAGCGAGGAGCCCTCGCAATCCGCTGGACTCAGTACTGGCAGGAGCGTCGAAGCGGTTGGAAGACCGAGCACGATCGCTACTCCCTCCTTGGTGGgggaacgacgaagaaaagtcCTCGCGAGCGGTGCCCACCGAACCGGCGCTCAGTCAGCGCCGCAACGCGCACCCGTGAGAATCACGAGCGCTCTTACTCGAAACAACAGACAACAGCAGCATCAGCAACAGTGGTCCGACAGAGTAACCCTCGTTATCGAAGAAAGTTCGACCGATCCTGATcctcatcatcgtcattatcatcataatAGAAGTTTTCTTCGTAAATCGGCTAGCGCTGTCTTGCACAGCGGTGCGGTGAACCAGAAAGACGCGAGCCCGGAAGCGATGCCTTCCACGGGCACGCAAGATTCCGTTCTCGTTGACGCTGACAGAAGGAACTCCCTTGATCTGGAGCGTCGAGAGGATGAATCTCGTATTGAAAATGAAGCCTCCTTGAAGGTCAATCGTACCTTCGAGGACAATTTTACGACGAATGAAAGTTTGTCAGATTTGAAAGTCCCGGAAGAGACGACGGTCGTCGATCTTCTCTCGTCTTCTCCTTTGGTCGATGGTCCTACCGAGGCCTCGATCGAGACTCTGTCTAACTCGGATATCAAAGACGAGACTCGGAAGGAGAGCAACAACGAGCACTCCACCCTAACGACTACGACAACCACGATGACGCCGGAAGTTACGACTAGTGCACCCGTATTTCCGGTGACACCCAAGTTACTCGTTGAAAAGATATCGAACGATAATCGTTTGATCGGCTCGAGTACGACGGAATCTATAAATCGATTGACTTCGAGTAGGAAACCGGATCAAGATAGACCGTTCGGTTTAGCGGCAGATCTTGATCCTTCCGAGATTCAAAAGATGTATAGATCGCAGAACACTTCGAGCACTGAGAGCAATACTCTGCCGGATTTGGAAACGTCCACCGTTTCGACGAATCAATTTCCAAATCGGATTGCTCAACAGCATATGCACGATTTTCATGAAAGCAGAGGACGCAGTCTCTCGGATAAAGCAAAACAGGAAGACGATGTACTTCCTATAATGCAGCTTTACAACACCTCGGACATATTCGATGACAGTAGCACCCTTGGTCCTGCTACTCGTACGGTCGAAATACCCTTAGAGGAAAGTAATACGACTAAGGATAAAGTGGAATCACCTCAGGAAGCTCCTGCTTCGCGATACACCACTCCCTCTGCTACCAACAAACCCACCGTTAAACCCATCCCTAAATCAACCCCCAAATCAACCCCTAAATCCACTATCAGACCTACTAGTACACCTTCCAATTTCGTTAACAGGACGAGGTACAGATCGATTTATTCCAATCGATCTGTTGTATCGGATTATGCCGGTTTAGGGTATCAACCGATCGAATTCAACAGGACGTACTTTGACAGTGGTTTGATTGCCATTAGCCCACGGGAATCAGTGAATATTAGTGAAGTGACTAAGAGACACGATAGCGACACCATTGCATCACAAGAGACCGTAGCAGTAGTCAGTTATATTTTGGCTACGCTCGTCGTATTTCCAATTGCCGTTGGCGTTGGACTCATTCTTAGAAGACTGATCATTAGGAATCGTAAG GTGCTCGAAGAATCGGACACGTCATCCGAGATAAGTTACAGGAAGGACGCTCTTAATCTCGAAAATGGGGATTTTAAAACGTCCATCGAAAAGGCAATTACAAAGCTACCAAGGATACAACATTTG TGTCACGAAGCAGAGAAACCACCGCCACCTCCGTCGCAAGAATCCAGATGGGAGTTTCCTAGAGATAAGCTTAGGTTACAGACGGTCCTCGGGCAAGGAAACTTTGGACAG gTTTGGAAAGCCGAAGCCGACGACTTGACTGGTCATCAGGGTACAACGAGATTGGTGGCTGTTAAAACAGTGAAAGAAGGTGCTTCGGAacgtgaaaaagaagatttagtACGGGAATTAGAGATCATGCAACAGCTTGGTAGTCATCCGAACGTTGTAACACTTTTAGGATGTTGCACCGAAGAGG agCCCCATTACCTGATACTCGAATACGTGATGTACGGAAAGCTATTGGCTTATCTACGCGATCACCGCACCAGGCAGGACTTTTACAATTTCAGCGAGGACTCGGCGGCCCTGACATCGAGAGATCTGACGGTATTTGGATACTGCGTCGCTAGAGGCATGGAATATCTCGCGTCAAAAAAG ATAATTCATCGGGATCTCGCAGCCAGAAACGTTTTAGTTGATCACAACAAACTCTGCAAGATCGCAGATTTCGGAATGTCGAGATTCGCGAACGAAGACGGCGAAGTGATCGAAACGAGACACGGTAGAAACGCATTGCCGATAAGATGGATGGCACCGGAATCGTtgatttattctcttttcactACGAAGACCGACGTTTGGAGCTTCGGCATTTTAATGTGGGAAATAGTAACGCTCG GCTCAACGCCGTACCCGGATATGACGGCAAGAGAAGTCATGCGGAACGTGCAAAGCGGTTATCGCCTCGAGAGACCGTCCCACTGTCGAAGCGAGCTCTTCAGGGTGATATCCCGATGCTGGCACGCTGATCCCGACCGCAGACCAGAATTTCAAATTCTAAGGAGGGATCTGGCACAACTTCTCGAGGACAATATGAACGGCCATTACGTCGATCTCGAGAGTTTTGCTTCCGAGTGCACCGACTGA